One stretch of Thalassophryne amazonica chromosome 19, fThaAma1.1, whole genome shotgun sequence DNA includes these proteins:
- the ankrd9 gene encoding ankyrin repeat domain-containing protein 9 — MPWLVSSQLERISSSPSERQCERTSFSFYCAVRDLLPVWLLEDMRCMEVFCWEDGHARAFAPSEALLYALVHDHQDYARYLLNRYAVSALTASRCSFCRRGPVGAPHLKVAVRYNRVSILAMIVEALKNGSAESVRRDYLNSCGGCAHVADAGKTAVQLACELARPECLLVLLVHGASADGVDALLQQLQQERCSAPERRCLDFMLLFVPKLPEPRCLRDDPQRWQKLLGNDVFSWLSGLAPPTLLLQALRALARGIPGQIAALPESLQTLSWQH, encoded by the coding sequence ATGCCGTGGCTCGTGTCCTCGCAGCTCGAGCGGATCTCCTCCTCGCCGTCGGAGCGGCAGTGCGAGCGGACCTCCTTCTCCTTCTACTGCGCGGTGCGGGACCTCCTGCCGGTGTGGCTCCTGGAGGACATGCGCTGCATGGAGGTCTTCTGCTGGGAGGACGGACACGCGCGCGCTTTCGCGCCCTCCGAGGCGCTGCTGTACGCGCTCGTGCACGACCACCAGGACTACGCCCGTTACCTGCTGAACAGGTACGCCGTGAGCGCGCTCACGGCGTCGCGCTGCAGCTTCTGCCGCCGCGGACCCGTCGGCGCGCCGCACCTGAAGGTGGCCGTGCGCTACAACCGCGTGTCCATCCTCGCCATGATCGTGGAGGCGCTGAAGAACGGCTCGGCCGAGAGCGTGCGCCGGGACTACCTGAACAGCTGCGGCGGGTGTGCGCACGTTGCGGACGCGGGGAAAACGGCGGTCCAGCTCGCGTGCGAACTGGCGCGGCCGGAGTGCCTGTTGGTGCTGCTGGTGCACGGCGCGAGCGCGGACGGCGTGGACgcgctgctgcagcagctgcagcaggaaagGTGCAGCGCGCCGGAGCGCCGCTGCCTGGACTTCATGCTCCTGTTTGTGCCCAAATTGCCCGAACCGCGTTGCCTGCGGGACGATCCGCAGCGCTGGCAAAAACTGCTGGGAAACGACGTCTTCAGCTGGCTGTCGGGTCTGGCCCCGCCCACCTTGCTGCTGCAGGCCCTGAGGGCTTTGGCCCGGGGCATCCCGGGTCAGATCGCAGCCCTGCCCGAATCTCTACAGACGCTCAGCTGGCAGCACTGA